ACTCCGCGGCGTACCCCTCGCCGCGCGCCCAGGGGGCGACGACGAACCTGGCCTCCGTGGCCAGCGTGCGCCAGTCGGTCCGTCTCAGGTGGACGTTGCCGACGAGGCGCTGGGTGAGGAACTCCGAGACCGCGAAGACGATGCCCCGGCCGCCGGTGCGCTCGGCCGGGGCTACGCGCGTCACCCAGTCGTAGGCGTCGTCCCCGGTGTACGGGTGCGGCGCCTGCGTCCACGCGGTGACCGCCTCGTCGTTCATCATCTCCGTCAGCGCCGGCACGTCCTCCTCGTCGAACGGGCGGAGCACCAGCCGGTCCGTGCTGAGGGAGACGTCCGGGAAGGTGGATGACATGCGCTTCTCCGAGTGCGTGGACCGATGACGAGCTGACCCGGACAGCATGCAGCATCCGACGGCGGATGTGCCACGGCCTCAGCCCACGGGGCCGAACACCGGGACGGACGAGGGGAACTCCTTCTCCATGAACGCCTTGGTCTCCGGGGAGTTGAGCAGGTCGCCGAGCTTCTCGATCTCCGGGTCGTCCGCGTCGCCGGCCTGTACGGCGAGGATGTTGACGTACGGGTTGCCCTCGGCCTCCTCCAGCGCGATGGCGTCGGACCGGGGGTCGAGGCCGGAGTCGATGGCGTAGTTGCCGTTGATCACGGCGGCGTCGACGTCCTGGAGCGCACGCGGCGTCTGGGCCGCTTCCAGCTCCCGGATGTCCAGGCCCCGGTCGTCGGCGATGTCGGCGAGGGTGGCGTTGAGCCCCGTGCCGTCCTTCAGCTCGACGAGACCTTCGGCGTCGAGGAGGTGGAGGGCGCGGCCCATGTTGGTGGTGTCGTTCGGTACGGCGACGGTGTCGCCGCCGCCGATGCCCGAGACGTCGTCCGCCTGCTCGGAGTAGAGGCCGAGCGGTTCGACCAGCACGCCGACGGTCGGGACGAT
The Streptomyces sp. CNQ-509 DNA segment above includes these coding regions:
- a CDS encoding GNAT family N-acetyltransferase; this translates as MSSTFPDVSLSTDRLVLRPFDEEDVPALTEMMNDEAVTAWTQAPHPYTGDDAYDWVTRVAPAERTGGRGIVFAVSEFLTQRLVGNVHLRRTDWRTLATEARFVVAPWARGEGYAAESVLAVARWLFDVQKFERLELRTAADNTAAQQVAQKLGGISEGVLRNAWIARTRTEDGGWTDIRTDLIVWSLLPEDLDPDGGSSVL
- a CDS encoding MetQ/NlpA family ABC transporter substrate-binding protein, translated to MTAVAGVALVGSLTVGTVNLTSEGGDGGANTVTVAATPAPHGEILTFVKDNLAADAGIDLRIREFTDYVKPNEAVANGEADANFFQHTPFLDDYNDKNGTDIVPTVGVLVEPLGLYSEQADDVSGIGGGDTVAVPNDTTNMGRALHLLDAEGLVELKDGTGLNATLADIADDRGLDIRELEAAQTPRALQDVDAAVINGNYAIDSGLDPRSDAIALEEAEGNPYVNILAVQAGDADDPEIEKLGDLLNSPETKAFMEKEFPSSVPVFGPVG